AGAACATCCGCACGGCTTCCCGGAGTTGGGGCACCGGCACGCCGGTGATCCGCTCCACGTACTCCGGCCAGTGCGCCATCGCCGCGGCCCGCGCGTCCTCCCAGCCGGCGGTGCGCTCGGCGACGTACGCCTCGTCGACCCGTCCCTCGGCGACGACAAGGTGCAACAGGCCGAGCGCCAGGGCGAGATCGGTGCCGGGGCGGGGCATCAGATGCAGGTCGGCCTGGTCGGCGGTCTTGGTACGCCGTGGGTCGACGACGATCAGGGTGCCGCCGTTCTCCTTCAGCTCGGTGAAGAAGCGCAGCGACGGCGGCATGGTCTCGGCGAGATTGGAGCCGACGAGGATGACGCACCCGGTCTTCGGAATGTCCTCCAGCGGGAACGGCAGCCCGCGGTCCAGGCCGAACGCCTTGATGCCGCCGGCCGCGGCCGAGGACATGCAGAAACGTCCGTTGTAGTCGATCTGCGAGGTGCCGAGGACGACCCGGGCGAACTTGCCCAGCGTGTACGCCTTCTCGTTCGTCAGGCCGCCCCCGCCGAACACCCCGCACGCGTCCGGACCATGTTCCGTCCGCGTACGCAGCAGCTCCTCGGCGATCCGGTCCAGTGCCTCGTCCCAGGTGGCGGGCACCAGGGTGCCCGCTGCGGAGCGCACCAACGGGGAGGTCAGACGGACGCTCGACGAGAGCACCGCGGGCGCTGTCCGGCCCTTGCCGCACAGCGCCCCCCGGTTCACCGGGAAGTCCGCGCGCTCGGTGACCTCCACGCCCCCGTCCGGGACGGGCGTGAGATTCATCCCGCACTGCAAGGCGCAGTAGGGGCAGTGGGTGGGCGTCGCGGAGTTCTGCATGCCTTTCAGCGTGCTTCCGCCGTGTTACGTACGCGGCGGCTCCCTGTTACACGGCCGGGACGGCGACCTCCCCGCCGCCTCCCGGTCTCGGTGAGGCCACCGGCCCCGACCCTGGTCAGACACACAGGTGGCCACCCATGAGTCGCCACCGGGCGGGGCGGAAGTTGCCCCTGTTGTGAAAGACGCCACATGTGGCGCGTTCCGTTCCGTGGTTGGCCGGTCACGCCTTGTTGAGTGTTGAAAAACCGGAGCTACAGTCGAGCGCGGATCCAGCTTGGCGCCAGGCAAATCCCTCACGCGAAGAAGCCAGCCAGGAGGTTCCCCCAGCATGCCTCTGCGCCATCTGAGCCCACGCGACCAGCATCTCTTCTTCGAGTACGGCGTCGGCCCGGCCGTCCCCGTCCCGGACCCGTTCCTGCACAGAGCCGTCGAACGCCAGGCCGCGGCTACTCCCCGAGCCGTCGCCGCGGAACACCTCGGCGCCCGGATCACGTACGGCGAACTCGACCGCCACGCCGACGCCGTCGCCGCCCGTCTGACCCGCGAGGGCGTGCGCCCCGGCGACCATGTCGGCCTCTTCGTCCGCCGCTCCCTGCCGATGGTCGTCGGCCTCCTCGGCATCCTGAAGGCGGGCGCCGCCTATGTCCCGCAGGACGTCGGCCTCGCCCCCGCACCCCAGCTCGCCCATGTGATCCGCGCCGCCCGCACCCGGGTCGTGATCACCGTCGCGGAGCACGCCCACCGCGTCCCGCTCCCTGCCGGCCACCGGCTGATCGGCCTCGACGAGCCACTGCCGTACATCCCGGGGCCCCGCGCCCCGGAGCCCCGCCGGAACGTCCCCGTCGCCCCCGACGACGGCTGCTACGTCCTCTTCACCTCCGGCACCACCGGCCGCCCCAACGGTGTGAAGGTCACCCACCGCAACGTCGCCAACATCTTGCTCACCGCCCCCGGCGACCTCGGCATCCGCCCCGGCGACCGGGTCGCCCAGCTGCTCAACATCGCCTTCGACATGGCCGCGTGGGAGATCCTCGGCTGTCTCGCCCACGGCGGCACCCTGATCATCCGCGGCAAGGACATCGCGGCGGCGGCCCGCACCGCCGACGTCGTCATCGCCACCCCGACTGTCCTGTCCGGCCTCGACCCGGCCGCCTGCCCGCGCGTCCGCACGGTCGCCGTGGCGGGGGAGCCCTGCCCGCGCCCGCTCGCCGACCGTTGGGCGAGCCGGGCCACCTTCTTCAACTGCTGCGGCCCGACCGAGACGACCATCGTCAACACGATGAGCCGCCACGACCCGGCCTCCCCGCTCCTCACCATCGGCCGCCCCACCCCCAACAACACGGTCTACGTCCTCGACGCCGACCGCCGCCCCCTCCCCGTCGGAGAGGTCGGCGAGATGTGGGCGGGCGGCGACTGCGTCTCGGCCGGCTATCTGGGCAACGCCGCCCTGAACGCCGAGCGTTACGCCCCCGACCCCGTCCTGGGCGGCGGCCGCAGGATGTTCCGCACCCGTGACCTCGGCCGCTGGACCCCCGACGGTGAGCTGGAACACCTCGGCCGCACCGACGACCAGGTCAAGGTGCGCGGCTTCCGTGTCGAACTCGACTCCGTCTCCTCGGTGCTGGAGTCGGTCGACGGCTGCGTCCGCGCGGTCACCCTGAAACGGGACGCCCGCACCCTGGTCGCTTTCGTGACCCCGGCGGACGTCGACCCCGACCGGGCCCGGCGCGCGGTGGCGGACGCGCTGCCGTACTACTGCGTTCCCGAGCGCGTCATGCCCCTGGCGCACTTACCGGAGACCGACCGCGGCAAGATCGACAAGCCGGCGCTGCTGAGGCTGGCGGAGCAGCGCACGGCGGTGGCCCGATGACGACGTCCCTGGAACGCCGCTCGGTCGGCCTGCCCCCGCTCACCTCACGTCTGCGCCGCCTGCTCAAGCATCCGTGCCTGATGCACTACAACCGCCTGTGGGCGTTGGTACTCACCGCCAACGGGATCTTTCTGTGGGTGAGTTGGACCCCGTCCACCCGCACGATGGGCCACGCGGCGCTCGCCGACCTGGCCCTCGCGGTCCTCGTCCGCCAGCAGTACGTCGTCAACCTCCTCTTCAGGCTGGCTACTCGGGCCCCGACGAGCTGGCCGCTGAAGGTCCGCTGGACGCTGGGCAAGGTGTACCACTTCGGCGGCCTGCACGTGGGCGGCGCACTGGCGGGCACGGCGTGGTTCCTGGCGGCGACGGTCACCACGCACAACGCCCTTCAGGCGACGGTGGGGTGGACCCTGCTGACCCTCTTGGCCGTGATCATCGCCACCGCGCTGCCTCCCTTCCGCTCCCGCCGGCACGACCACTTCGAGAAGATCCACCGCTTCGGCGGCTGGACCGCCCTCGCCCTCTTCTGGACGCACACCCTCCTGTCGTCCCCCGGCCCCGTCGAGGTGTCCGTCCTGGCGGTCGTCACCTTCAGCGTCGCCCTGCCCTGGCTGCGGTTGCGCAAGGTCGCCGTACGCCTCGAACGCCCGTCCCCGCACGTAGTGCTGGCCCGCTTCGACCACGGCGAGACCCCTTTCGCGGGCTCCTCCACGACGATCAGCCGGAGCCCCCTCAAGGAGTGGCACTCCTTCGCGAACGTCCCGGCACCCGGGGAGCCCGGCTTCCGCCTGACGATCTCCCGGGCGGGCGACTGGACGGGCGCCTTCATCGACGACCTGCCGGAACGGGTCTGGGTCAAGGGCATCACCACGGCCGGAGTCGCCAACATCGAGACCCTGTTCACCAAGGTCGTCTATGTCGCGACCGGCAGCGGCATCGGCCCCTGTCTGCCCCATCTGCTGGCCGCCCAGGTCCCCTCCCGCCTGGTCTGGGCGACCCGCGACCCCCGCACCACCTACGGCGACGCCCTCGTCGACGAGATCCTCGCCGTCCAGCCCCACGCCCTCGTCTGGGACACCTCCCGCCACGGCAAACCCGACATGGTCCGCCTCGCCTACGAGGCCTACCGCGACTTCGGGGCCGAGGCGGTGATCTGCATCTCCAACAAGAAGCTGACCTGGCAGGTCGTGCACGGCCTGGAAGAGCGGGGGATCCCGGCGTACGGCGCGATCTGGGACTCGTAGAAGCCTCGTAGAAGCCTCGTAGAAGGGAATCCGCATGAACAACCTGAAGGTCGAGCGCGACGGCGCCGTGGTGACCGTACGCCTGCACCGCCCGCACGTCCGCAACGCGCTGAGCGGCGAGCTGCTCGCCGAACTCCTCTCCGTCCTCCGCCCGTTGGACGCGGACCCCGAGGTCGGCTGTGTGGTCGTCACCGGCTCGGAGCGGTACTTCGCGGCCGGCGCCGACATCAGGGAGATGGCCCCGATGACGGCCGTCGACATGGCGGCGGAGGACTACTTCGCGGCCTGGGAGGACTTCGCCGACCTGCGCACTCCGAAGGTCGCCGCCGTCAACGGCCATGCCCTGGGCGGTGGTTGCGAGCTGGTGATGATGTGCGACCTGGTGATCGCGGGGGAGTCGGCCGTGTTCGGCCAGCCGGAGATCAAGCTCGGCGTGATCCCGGGTATCGGCGGCACCCAGCGCCTCACCCGTCTGATCGGCCGCGCCAAGGCGATGGACCTGGTCCTCACCGGCCGCACGATGGACGCGAGGGAGGCGGAGAGCGCGGGGCTGGTCTCCCGGGTCGTCCCGGACGACCAGACCCTCCCCGAGGCGCTGGCGGTGGCGGAGACGATCGCCTCCTACGGCCGCACCGCGGTCAGGGCCGCCCGCGAATGCGTCGACCGGTCCCTCGAAACGGGCCTGCGCGACGGCATCCGCTTCGAACGCCGGGTGTTCCACGCCCTGTTCGCGACGCACGACCAGAAGGAGGGCATGACGGCGTTCCTGGAGAAGCGCACGCCCCGCTTCACCGGCCGCTAGCGAGCGCCCTGCTCACCCCCGGTTCCTTAGGTCCGAGGAACCGGGGATCGGGCTCGAAGACCGCGTCCAGGGCGGCCTTGCCGGCGGCGAAGATCTCGCGGGTGCCCCCGTAGTACCAGGTGACGTCGTGCTTGGCGTCCACGCCGACGCCGTACGACGTCACGCCCGCCGCCTCGCACAGCGCGACCGCCCGCCGGATGTGGAAGCCCTGGCTGATCAGCACGGCCTTGTCCACCCCGAAGATCTTCTTGGCCCGGACACACGAGTCCCAGGTGTCGAACCCGGCGTAGTCACTGACGATGCGGGCGTCGGGAACCCCGCGCTTCGTCAGATACGCCCGCATCGCGTCGGGCTCGTCGTAGTCCTCCCGGCTGTTGTCGCCGGTGACGAGGACGACCTCGATACGGTCCTCCCGGTACAGCTTCGCCGCCGCGTCCAGCCGGTGCGCGAGGTACGGCGACGGCTCCCCGTCCCACAGCCCGGCGCCGAACACGACGGCGACCTCGGTGCGCGGCACGTCCGCGGTCGTCCGCAGCCGGTCGCCCGTGACGACGTACATCCAGGTCGCCGGAAGCAGCGCCAGCACGCACCCGGCCATCACGGCCTGCACCAGCCGCCGCTGCCCGGTACGGGTGCGCGGCAGACGGGGTCTGCGCAGTCTCACGGGGTCCCTCCCAGGTCGTCCTTCGACAGTCAGGGACGTTCCGTAAGCCCCCACGGTTCGCCGCCGCCCACGTGACCAGCCTCACGCACGCCGACGAAACCGCAGGTCAGGCCACCTCACACAGCCCTCCCACCCCACCGTGAACCCGCGGAAAATCCCCGTTATCTTCATGCAACGGGACGGCAACCTCCCCCCGCCACCATCGGTCCATGACGGCGTCGAGTAATTCGTTAGCTCCGCGCGACGAGTCCAGAGCAGTCCACTTCGACAGTACGGCGCACCTCATGAACCGGATCAGCAGCCAGCTCGCCAGCCAGCTCAGCCTCGTCTCGCTCGACGGCAGGCGCCGCCCCGAACCGCCCGCGCTCGTCGTCGTGGCCCACGGCAGCCGTGACCCGCGCGCCCTGAGCACCGTGAGCAGCCTCCTCGACAAGGTCCGCGAACAGCGCCCCGGCCTGCCGGTGCACCTGGGCCACATCGAGCTCAACGCCCCGCTGCTGACCGACACCCTCACCGCCCTCGGCGACCGCGAGGCGATCCTCGTCCCCCTCCTGCTGAGCCGCGGCTACCACGTGAAGCGGGACATCCCGGAGATGGCCGCCGAGACGCAGGTACGCGCACGCGTGGCCCCCGCCCTGGGCCCCCACCCCCTCCTGGTGGACGCCCTGCACGCCCGCCTGGTCGAGGCCGGCTGGGAGGAGACCCCGCGCCCCGGCAGCGCGGTGGTCCTGGCGGCGGCGGGCTCACGCGACCCGGAGTCGAAGGTCGACATGGCCCGTATGGCGTCCCTGCTGTCGACCCGCCTCGGTGTCCCCGTGGTCCCGGCCTACGCCACGACAGCGGCCCCCACGGTCCCGGCGGCCATCGAGGCCCTGACGGCCCGGGGCTACGACCGTGTGGCGATCGCCTCGTACTTCACGGCTCCCGGCCGCTTCGCAACGGAGTGCGCAGAGGCGGCACCGTGGATAGCGTCGGCCCCGCTGGGAACACACGAGGCGATGGCCGGCCTGCTGCTGCACAGGTACGACCAGATGATGTCCCTGAGGGGCGCGGGGAACTGCGCGACCAGCCACGAACAACCCGCACTCGCCGTCTGAGCAGAACAAGGAAGACGAACCGGCGAATTGTCAGTCCCTGCCCGTACTGTCGAGTCATGTCGTACGACCTGCCCTCAACAGACCGCTGGGCCCCAGAGCCGGACAAGCGCCCCGGCCGCACCGCCTTCCAACGAGACCGCGCCCGAATCCTCCATTCCGCCGCGCTCCGAAGGCTGGCCGGCAAAACCCAGGTCGTCACCCCAGGCACCCGCAACCAGGCATGGGACGCCAGCCCCAGGACCCGCCTCACGCACTCCCTGGAGTGCGCCCAGGTAGGCCGAGAGCTCGGCGCGGCCCTCGGCTGCGACCCCGACCTGGTCGAAGCCGCCTGCCTCGCCCACGACCTCGGCCACCCCCCGTTCGGTCACAACGGCGAACAGGCGCTCAACGAGTTCGCGGAGGACTGCGGCGGCTTCGAGGGCAACGCGCAATCCCTGCGCCTCCTCACCCGCATCGAGCCCAAGCGCTTCACCGAGGAGGGTTCGGTGGGGCTGAACCTCACCCGCGCCACCCTCGACGCGGCCACCAAATACCCCTGGCCCCGCGGAGCGGGAGCGCACGCGTCGCCCAAGTTCGGCGTCTACGAGGACGACCGCCCCGTCTTCGACTGGGTCCGCAAGGACACCCCCGGCACCCGCACCTGCTTCGAGGCGCAGGTCATGGACTGGTCGGACGACGTGGCGTACTCGGTCCACGACGTGGAGGACGGCCTGCACGCGGGCCACATCGACCCCAACTACCTGCACGCGGAACCCGAGCGGCAGGCCGTCTTCGAGGTGGCCCTCGGCCGGTACGTCCCCGAGGACACCGACCCCGCCGAACTCGCCGCGGCCCTCGACCGGCTCCAGGACCAGCCCTGGTGGCCGCACGGCTACGACGGCACGGCCGTCGCCCAGGCCCGCCTGAAGGACGCCACCAGCCAGCTCATCGGCCGCTTCTGTCTCGCCGCCGAGGGCGCCACGCGCGCGGCGTTCGGCGCCGGCCCGCTCACCCGGTACGCCGCCGAACTCGTCGTACCGCACGAGACACGGCTGGAGTGCGCGGTCCTCAAGGCCGTCGCCGACCGGTACGTCATGCAGCGTGCCGAGCAGGAGCGGCTGCGGGCCGACCAGCGGATCGTGGTCGCGGAACTCGCCGAGGCGCTCACGGTCCGGGCGCCCGACGGGCTCGACCCGCAGTTCCGCGCGCTGTTCGACCAGGCGATCGACGACCGCGTCCGCAAGCGGGTGATCGTCGACCAGATCGCGTCCCTCACGGACGCGTCGGCGCGTTCGCTTCATGCGCGCCTGACAGGGCATATGTGAGACAGATGTGCCATGGGTGAAGCGAAACGCGCCCGAATGTGACCCTCCGTGGCCTGATCGGGCCACTCCCTCTTCCCCCATCACGCTGCGTGCGGGACGCTCCCATGTGGCGGCACCTTACGAGGAGGCATCAAGTGGTCGACGCGGACCAGACATTCGTGATCGTCGGAGGCGGTCTCGCCGGCGCCAAGGCGGCCGAGACGCTCCGAGCGGAGGGCTTCACCGGTCGCGTGATACTGATCTGCGACGAACGCGACCACCCCTATGAGCGCCCGCCCCTCTCCAAGGGCTATCTGCTCGGCAAGGAGGAACGCGACAGCGTCTTCGTGCACGAACCGGCCTGGTACGCGCGCAACGACATCGAGCTGCACCTCGGCCAGACGGTCGACGCGATCGACCGCGCGGCGAAGACGGTCCGTTTCGGCGACGACGGCACGCTCGTCCACTACGACAAGCTGCTTCTGGCCACCGGCGCCGAACCCCGCCGCCTGGACATCCCCGGCACCGACCTCGCGGGCGTCCACCATCTGCGCCGCCTCGCCCACGCGGAACGTCTCAAGGGCGTGCTGGCCGCGCTCGGCCGGGACAACGGCCATCTGGTGATCGCCGGCGCCGGCTGGATCGGCCTGGAGGTCGCGGCGGCGGCCCGTGAGTACGGCGCCGAGGTCACGATCATCGAGCCCTCCGCGACCCCGCTGCACAACGTCCTCGGCCCCGAGCTCGGCGGCCTCTTCGCCGACCTGCACCGGGAGCACGGCGTCCGCTTCCACTTCGGTGCCCAGCTCACCGAGATCGTCGGCCAGGACGGCATGGTGCTGGCCGCCCGCACCGACGACGGCGAGGAACACCCGGCCCACGACGTCCTCGCGGCGATCGGCGCGGCCCCCCGCACCGCCCTCGCGGAGGCGGCGGGACTGGAACTCGCCGACCGGGCGCACGGCGGCGGCGTCGCGGTCGACGAACGGCTGCGCACCTCCGACCCCGACATCCACGCGGCCGGTGACGTCGCCTCCTTCCACCACGCCCTCTTCGACAGCAGGCTGCGCGTGGAGCACTGGGCCAACGCCCTCAACGGCGGCCCCGCCGCGGCCCGCGCGATGCTCGGCCATGACCTCGTCTACGACCGCGTGCCCTACTTCTTCTCCGACCAGTACGACCTGGGGATGGAGTACAGCGGCTGGGCGCCCCCGGGGTCGTACGACGAAGTGGTGATTCGCGGGGACGCCGGAAAGCGTGAGTTCATCGCGTTCTGGGTGAAGGAGGGCCGGGTGCTGGCCGGGATGAACGTGAACGTGTGGGACGTCACGGACCCGATCCAGCAGCTGATCCGCACGAAGACCCAGGTGGACACGGAGGCGCTGGCGGACCCACACGTTCCGCTCGAAAGCCTCGTCTCTTGAGTGTCAGTCCACCCCCGTAGAATCACCGTGTGGCAGGACGGATCAACGACGAGGACGTGAAGGCGGTACGGGACGCGGTCCCGATCGACGCCGTGGTGTCCGAGTACCTCCAGCTGCGCAACGCGGGCGGTGGCAACCTCAAGGGCCTCTGTCCGTTCCATGACGAGAAGTCGCCGTCCTTCCAGGTCAGCCCGAGCAAGGGACTCTTCCACTGCTTCGGCTGCCAGGAGGGCGGCGACACCATCACGTTCGTGATGAAGGTCGACCACCTCACCTTCTCCGAGGCGGTCGAGCGCCTGGCCGGCCAGGCCGGCATCACGCTGCGCTACGAGGAGGGCGGGTACAACCCCTCCCACCAGCGCGGCGAGCGCATCCGCCTGGTCGAGGCCCACAAGATCGCCGCCGACTGGTACATGGAACAGCTCGCCGTCAGCCCGGAGGCCGACACCGGCCGCAAGTTCCTGGCCGAGCGCGGGTTCGACCAGTCCGCCGCCGAGCACTTCTCCGTCGGCTACAGCCCCCAGGGCTGGGACCACCTCACCCGCTTCCTGCGCGGCAAGGGCTTCACCGACAAGGAACTCCTGCTCTCCGGCCTCTCCCAGGAGGGCCGCCGCGGCCCCATCGACCGCTTCCGCGGCCGTCTGATGTGGCCGATCCGCGACATCGGCGGCGAGGTCGTCGGCTTCGGCGCGCGCAAGCTGTACGAGGCGGACAACGGGCCCAAGTACCTCAACACGCCCGACACCGCGATCTACCGGAAGTCCCAGGTCCTCTACGGCATCGACCTCGCCAAGAAGGACATCGCCAAGGCGTCCCGCGCGGTCGTCGTCGAGGGCTACACCGACGTCATGGCCTGCCATCTCGCCGGGGTGACGACCGCCATCGCGACCTGCGGCACCGCCTTCGGCGGCGACCACATCAAGATCCTCCGCCGACTGCTGATGGACAACGGCAGCGCACGGGTCATCTTCACCTTCGACGGCGACGCGGCCGGCCAGAAGGCTGCCCTGCGCGCCTTCGAGGACGACCAGAAGTTCGCCGCCGAGACCTACATCGCCATCGCCCCCGACGGCATGGACCCCTGCGAACTGCGCCTGGCGAAGGGCGACGAGGCGGTCTCGGACCTGGTCGAACCCCGCACCCCGCTCTTCGAGTTCGCGCTCCGCCAGATCGTCGTCCGCTACGACCTCGACACCCCGGCGGGCCGTGCTTCGGCGCTGGACGAGGCCGCCCCGATCGTCGCCCGCATCAAGAACAGCGGCGCCCAGCACGAGGTCGCCGTCCAGCTCGCCGGCATGCTCGGCATCCTCGACACCCAGTTCGTCGTCAAGCGCGTCGCCCAGCTGGCCCGCTGGGCCCGCGACCGCGGTGGCAAGGGCGCCCCCGCCCCGGCCCGCGGCCCGCAGCAGCCGTACGAGGCCACCCAGCGACCGACCGCAGGCGGCCCGGCGCTCCAGCTCCGCAACCCCGTCTACGCCACCGAGCGCGAGCTCCTCAAACTCGCCCTCCAGCGCCCCGAGTTGGTCTCCCCGGCGTTCGACGCCTACGGCATGGACGAGTTCACCGCCGCCCCCTACGCCGCCGTACGCCAGGCGATCATGGAGGCGGGTGGAGTCGAGTACGGCACTCAGGACGCGCAGGACTATCTCGTCCGGGTCCGTGAGGCCGCGCCCGACGACGTGGTCCGCGCGATGGTCACGGAGCTGGCCGTCGAGGCGATCATGCGCAAGACCGTCGACGAGATCTACGCGGGCATCCAGCTGGTGGCGGTCCGCCGCCGGGCCGTGGAGCGCCGCGTCCGCGACATCCAGAGCACCCTCACCCGCCTCGGCACGCACGGAGACCCGGCGGAACTGGCCGCGGTACAGAACGAATTGTGGGTACTCCAGCAGTACGACCAGGCGCTGCGCGAGCACGGAGCCGCAGCTCTCTGAGCGTGTCGGGTCCGCCAGGGTAACCACCCGGTCACGGACCGGACTCAAAAAGTCACCGCACGCCCCTCGTGGCGGCGATGTGTCGTACTCCACACTGGGTTCCGGTGCCTGAGTCCTCGGAGCGTGGCCGATCCGTCCCCAGCGGGTCCCAGACCCCCGCGGTTCCGCTCATCGCGTGCGGGACGGACAGCGGCGAGGCCGCCGACTCCGCCCCCGAAACAGCGCTGCCGCACTCCTATGCAGCGATCATCCTGGAGGTCGCCCCCGTGCAGACCCAGACCCTGACCCAGACCGACAGTACGGACGCCACGGAGCCGGACGCCGAGCCCGACGTTCTTGTCGCGGTCCCCCCGCAGAACCGTGTCGTGCACCACCCCGAGACCGAGCCGGAAGCGCCGCCCGCCGACGCCCTGGAGGCCCCGGAAGCCCCGGAGGCTCCTGAGGTCGCAGAGGCGCCCGAGCCGGTCGAGGCGCCGGAACCGGCCGCCCGCACCCGCGCCGACACCAGCGGCCCGTCCTCCGACCTGTTCCGCCAGTACCTCCGCGAGATCGGCCGCATCCCGCTCCTCACCGCGGCCGAGGAGGTCGAACTCGCCCGGCGCGTCGAGGCGGGCCTGTTCGCCGAGGAGAAGCTCGGCACCCCCGGCCTGGACAGCGGGCTCGCCCTCGACCTGGACCGGCTGGTCGTGATGGGCCGCATGGCCAAGCGCCGCCTCATCGAGGCGAACCTGCGGCTGGTCGTCTCGGTGGCCAAGCGGTACGTCGGCCGCGGTCTGACCATGCTCGACCTGGTCCAGGAGGGAAACCTGGGCCTGATCCGCGCGGTCGAGAAGTTCGACTACGCCCGCGGCTACAAGTTCTCGACGTACGCCACCTGGTGGATCCGCCAGGCCATGTCCCGCGCCCTCGCCGACCAGGCCCGCACCATCCGGGTGCCGGTCCATGTCGTCGAGCTGATCAACCGGGTCGTCCGCGTCCAGCGCCGCATGCTCCAGGAACGCGGCTACGAACCGACGCCGGAGGAGGTGGCCGGCCACCTCGACCTCCCGCCGGAGCGGGTCAGCGAGGTGCTGCGGCTGGCCCAGGAACCGGTGTCCCTGCACGCGCCGGTGGGCGAGGAGGACGACGTCGCGCTGGGCGACCTGATCGAGGACGGCGACGCGACGTCACCGGTGGAGTCGGCCGCGTTCCTGCTGCTGCGGGAGCACCTGGAGGCGGTGCTGTCGACGCTGGGGGAGCGGGAGCGGAAGGTCGTACAGCTGAGGTAC
This DNA window, taken from Streptomyces sp. NBC_00663, encodes the following:
- a CDS encoding amino acid adenylation domain-containing protein, with translation MPLRHLSPRDQHLFFEYGVGPAVPVPDPFLHRAVERQAAATPRAVAAEHLGARITYGELDRHADAVAARLTREGVRPGDHVGLFVRRSLPMVVGLLGILKAGAAYVPQDVGLAPAPQLAHVIRAARTRVVITVAEHAHRVPLPAGHRLIGLDEPLPYIPGPRAPEPRRNVPVAPDDGCYVLFTSGTTGRPNGVKVTHRNVANILLTAPGDLGIRPGDRVAQLLNIAFDMAAWEILGCLAHGGTLIIRGKDIAAAARTADVVIATPTVLSGLDPAACPRVRTVAVAGEPCPRPLADRWASRATFFNCCGPTETTIVNTMSRHDPASPLLTIGRPTPNNTVYVLDADRRPLPVGEVGEMWAGGDCVSAGYLGNAALNAERYAPDPVLGGGRRMFRTRDLGRWTPDGELEHLGRTDDQVKVRGFRVELDSVSSVLESVDGCVRAVTLKRDARTLVAFVTPADVDPDRARRAVADALPYYCVPERVMPLAHLPETDRGKIDKPALLRLAEQRTAVAR
- a CDS encoding enoyl-CoA hydratase-related protein; its protein translation is MNNLKVERDGAVVTVRLHRPHVRNALSGELLAELLSVLRPLDADPEVGCVVVTGSERYFAAGADIREMAPMTAVDMAAEDYFAAWEDFADLRTPKVAAVNGHALGGGCELVMMCDLVIAGESAVFGQPEIKLGVIPGIGGTQRLTRLIGRAKAMDLVLTGRTMDAREAESAGLVSRVVPDDQTLPEALAVAETIASYGRTAVRAARECVDRSLETGLRDGIRFERRVFHALFATHDQKEGMTAFLEKRTPRFTGR
- a CDS encoding SanA/YdcF family protein, yielding MRLRRPRLPRTRTGQRRLVQAVMAGCVLALLPATWMYVVTGDRLRTTADVPRTEVAVVFGAGLWDGEPSPYLAHRLDAAAKLYREDRIEVVLVTGDNSREDYDEPDAMRAYLTKRGVPDARIVSDYAGFDTWDSCVRAKKIFGVDKAVLISQGFHIRRAVALCEAAGVTSYGVGVDAKHDVTWYYGGTREIFAAGKAALDAVFEPDPRFLGPKEPGVSRALASGR
- a CDS encoding sirohydrochlorin chelatase translates to MNRISSQLASQLSLVSLDGRRRPEPPALVVVAHGSRDPRALSTVSSLLDKVREQRPGLPVHLGHIELNAPLLTDTLTALGDREAILVPLLLSRGYHVKRDIPEMAAETQVRARVAPALGPHPLLVDALHARLVEAGWEETPRPGSAVVLAAAGSRDPESKVDMARMASLLSTRLGVPVVPAYATTAAPTVPAAIEALTARGYDRVAIASYFTAPGRFATECAEAAPWIASAPLGTHEAMAGLLLHRYDQMMSLRGAGNCATSHEQPALAV
- a CDS encoding deoxyguanosinetriphosphate triphosphohydrolase, producing the protein MSYDLPSTDRWAPEPDKRPGRTAFQRDRARILHSAALRRLAGKTQVVTPGTRNQAWDASPRTRLTHSLECAQVGRELGAALGCDPDLVEAACLAHDLGHPPFGHNGEQALNEFAEDCGGFEGNAQSLRLLTRIEPKRFTEEGSVGLNLTRATLDAATKYPWPRGAGAHASPKFGVYEDDRPVFDWVRKDTPGTRTCFEAQVMDWSDDVAYSVHDVEDGLHAGHIDPNYLHAEPERQAVFEVALGRYVPEDTDPAELAAALDRLQDQPWWPHGYDGTAVAQARLKDATSQLIGRFCLAAEGATRAAFGAGPLTRYAAELVVPHETRLECAVLKAVADRYVMQRAEQERLRADQRIVVAELAEALTVRAPDGLDPQFRALFDQAIDDRVRKRVIVDQIASLTDASARSLHARLTGHM
- a CDS encoding NAD(P)/FAD-dependent oxidoreductase, translating into MVDADQTFVIVGGGLAGAKAAETLRAEGFTGRVILICDERDHPYERPPLSKGYLLGKEERDSVFVHEPAWYARNDIELHLGQTVDAIDRAAKTVRFGDDGTLVHYDKLLLATGAEPRRLDIPGTDLAGVHHLRRLAHAERLKGVLAALGRDNGHLVIAGAGWIGLEVAAAAREYGAEVTIIEPSATPLHNVLGPELGGLFADLHREHGVRFHFGAQLTEIVGQDGMVLAARTDDGEEHPAHDVLAAIGAAPRTALAEAAGLELADRAHGGGVAVDERLRTSDPDIHAAGDVASFHHALFDSRLRVEHWANALNGGPAAARAMLGHDLVYDRVPYFFSDQYDLGMEYSGWAPPGSYDEVVIRGDAGKREFIAFWVKEGRVLAGMNVNVWDVTDPIQQLIRTKTQVDTEALADPHVPLESLVS
- the dnaG gene encoding DNA primase; translated protein: MAGRINDEDVKAVRDAVPIDAVVSEYLQLRNAGGGNLKGLCPFHDEKSPSFQVSPSKGLFHCFGCQEGGDTITFVMKVDHLTFSEAVERLAGQAGITLRYEEGGYNPSHQRGERIRLVEAHKIAADWYMEQLAVSPEADTGRKFLAERGFDQSAAEHFSVGYSPQGWDHLTRFLRGKGFTDKELLLSGLSQEGRRGPIDRFRGRLMWPIRDIGGEVVGFGARKLYEADNGPKYLNTPDTAIYRKSQVLYGIDLAKKDIAKASRAVVVEGYTDVMACHLAGVTTAIATCGTAFGGDHIKILRRLLMDNGSARVIFTFDGDAAGQKAALRAFEDDQKFAAETYIAIAPDGMDPCELRLAKGDEAVSDLVEPRTPLFEFALRQIVVRYDLDTPAGRASALDEAAPIVARIKNSGAQHEVAVQLAGMLGILDTQFVVKRVAQLARWARDRGGKGAPAPARGPQQPYEATQRPTAGGPALQLRNPVYATERELLKLALQRPELVSPAFDAYGMDEFTAAPYAAVRQAIMEAGGVEYGTQDAQDYLVRVREAAPDDVVRAMVTELAVEAIMRKTVDEIYAGIQLVAVRRRAVERRVRDIQSTLTRLGTHGDPAELAAVQNELWVLQQYDQALREHGAAAL
- a CDS encoding RNA polymerase sigma factor, which produces MPESSERGRSVPSGSQTPAVPLIACGTDSGEAADSAPETALPHSYAAIILEVAPVQTQTLTQTDSTDATEPDAEPDVLVAVPPQNRVVHHPETEPEAPPADALEAPEAPEAPEVAEAPEPVEAPEPAARTRADTSGPSSDLFRQYLREIGRIPLLTAAEEVELARRVEAGLFAEEKLGTPGLDSGLALDLDRLVVMGRMAKRRLIEANLRLVVSVAKRYVGRGLTMLDLVQEGNLGLIRAVEKFDYARGYKFSTYATWWIRQAMSRALADQARTIRVPVHVVELINRVVRVQRRMLQERGYEPTPEEVAGHLDLPPERVSEVLRLAQEPVSLHAPVGEEDDVALGDLIEDGDATSPVESAAFLLLREHLEAVLSTLGERERKVVQLRYGLADGRPRTLEEIGRIFGVTRERIRQIESKTLNKLRDHAFADQLRGYLD